Proteins from a single region of Amblyomma americanum isolate KBUSLIRL-KWMA chromosome 10, ASM5285725v1, whole genome shotgun sequence:
- the LOC144106874 gene encoding LOW QUALITY PROTEIN: calcium/calmodulin-dependent protein kinase type 1-like (The sequence of the model RefSeq protein was modified relative to this genomic sequence to represent the inferred CDS: deleted 1 base in 1 codon), translated as MPLFGKKDSQRRREEEKNSGNVEAKYEFKDLLGTGAFSQVVLAESKDTPGVMHAIKCIDKKALKGKEDSLENEIKVLRKLKHPNIVQLLETFEDKTKVYLVMELVTGGELFDRIVEKGSYTEKDASDLIRQILEAVDYMHSQGVVHRDLKPENLLYYCPDEDSKIMISDFGLSKMEDSGIMATACGTPGYVAPEVLAQKPYGKAVDVWSIGVIAYILLCGYPPFYDESDANLFAQILKGEFEFDPPYWDEISDSAKDFIRHLICVDVERRYTCKQALAHPWISGNTASDKNIHGSVSEQLKKTFAKNKWRQAYNATAVIRQMRKLAMSSTGSSQDGGATADASTSGRPLASTSAAAALPATSE; from the exons GGGGGCATTCTCCCAGGTTGTGCTTGCTGAGAGTAAGGACACCCCAGGAGTCATGCACGCTATCAAGTGTATCGACAAAAAGGCCCTCAAGGGAAAAGAAGACTCACTTGAAAACGAAATCAAGGTTCTCAGGAA ATTGAAGCATCCAAACATAGTCCAGCTTCTGGAAACGTTTGAGGACAAAACCAAGGTCTACCTCGTTATGGAACT TGTGACGGGGGGCGAACTTTTCGACCGGATAGTGGAGAAGGGGAGCTACACTGAGAAGGACGCCAGTGACTTGATACGGCAGATTCTTGAAGCTGTAGACTACATGCATTCACAAGGGGTTGTCCACAGAGACCTCAAG CCCGAAAACCTGCTGTACTATTGTCCTGATGAAGACTCCAAGATAATGATCAGCGATTTCGGGCTTTCCAAGATGGAAGACTCTGGAATCATGGCGACGGCATGCGGCACGCCCGGATACGTCG ctCCAGAGGTTCTAGCTCAGAAACCTTACGGAAAAGCTGTCGATGTCTGGTCTATAGGAGTGATCGCCTATATTTT GCTTTGTGGCTAC CCACCATTCTACGACGAAAGTGACGCTAACTTGTTTGCTCAGATATTGAAAGGAGAGTTTGAGTTTGATCCACCCTATTGGGACGAAATCTCGGACTCGG CGAAGGACTTCATCAGGCACCTAATCTGTGTGGATGTGGAGCGAAGATATACCTGCAAGCAGGCACTTGCTCATCCTTG GATATCTGGCAACACGGCCAGTGACAAGAACATCCATGGCTCTGTCAGTGAGCAACTGAAGAAGACCTTTGCAAAGAACAAATGGAGG CAAGCGTACAATGCCACGGCGGTGATCCGGCAGATGCGGAAGCTGGCGATGAGCAGTACGGGATCTTCCCAGGATGGTGGCGCTACCGCTGACGCCTCCACAAGTGGACGGCCGCTGGCGTCAACATCTGCGGCCGCCGCCTTGCCTGCCACCTCAGAATGA